A genomic stretch from Mastacembelus armatus chromosome 12, fMasArm1.2, whole genome shotgun sequence includes:
- the LOC113124506 gene encoding sorting nexin-18-like: MALKARVLYDFNSENPGEISIRENELVTLFSEEELEGWLEGENSRGEAGLFPASYVEIIRDHITASSNNGLSSLKVKALPPTHSQRGLGAGSGGDSFHTSQGSDDDWDDEWDDSSPATDVPQGLSSAPPLYPVTTSLPGRRGSAQQHQQQAKSSATVGRNLNRFSTFVKSGGEAFLLGEASACVRDGDRICVVMGKHGPEWQEDPYPFTCTIDDPTKQTKFKGMKSYMSYGLTPTHTNVQVNRRYKHFDWLYARLVERFPVISVPHLPEKQATGRFEEDFISKRRKGLIWWMNHMTSHPVLAHCDVFQHFLTCGADEKAWKQGKRKAERDELVGANFFLTISTPDVPLDLQEVESKIEGFKTFTKRMDENIVVVNTTINEFARKQMAGFKKEYQKVGQSFKLLAQAFEMDQQAYSGGLNKAIAYTGETYEAIGEHFAEQPRHDLDPISDLLDLYRGHLANFPDIIHVQKGALTKVKDCPKQEGELHNRCNIISCATLAEIQHFHRTRVRDFRSQMQHHLRQQIGFFQKITAKLEDALQRYDEDQ; this comes from the exons ATGGCATTGAAGGCAAGAGTCTTGTACGATTTTAACTCTGAAAACCCAGGGGAGATCTCCATAAGGGAGAACGAGCTGGTGACTCTGTTCagtgaggaggagctggagggcTGGCTGGAGGGGGAGAACAGCAGGGGGGAGGCTGGCCTCTTCCCTGCCTCCTACGTGGAGATAATCAGGGACCACATCACTGCCAGCTCCAACAACGGCTTGTCCTCACTTAAAGTCAAAGCCCTGCCACCCACCCACTCTCAGAGAGGACTCGGGGCCGGTAGTGGTGGAGACAGCTTCCACACCAGCCAGGGTAGTGATGACGACTGGGACGACGAATGGGATGACAGCTCTCCTGCGACCGATGTGCCTCAGGGTCTTAGCAGTGCACCCCCATTGTATCCGGTGACCACCTCCTTGCCTGGGCGGCGTGGGAGCgcacagcagcatcagcagcaggcCAAGAGCTCGGCGACAGTGGGGAGGAACCTCAACAGGTTCTCCACTTTTGTTAAGTCCGGAGGGGAGGCCTTCCTGCTAGGGGAGGCCTCTGCTTGCGTGAGGGATGGAGACAGGATCTGCGTGGTAATGGGGAAGCATGGGCCTGAGTGGCAGGAAGATCCCTACCCATTCACCTGCACCATTGACGACCCCACCAAGCAGACCAAGTTCAAAGGCATGAAGAGCTACATGTCCTATGGCCTCACCCCGACACACACCAATGTTCAAGTCAACCGCAG GTATAAACACTTCGACTGGCTCTACGCTCGGCTCGTGGAGCGTTTCCCGGTCATCTCAGTGCCGCACCTGCCGGAAAAGCAAGCCACCGGACGCTTTGAGGAGGATTTCATCTCCAAGCGGAGGAAGGGTCTGATCTGGTGGATGAACCATATGACCAGTCACCCCGTGCTGGCACACTGTGATGTTTTCCAGCATTTCCTAACATGCGGGGCAGATGAGAAGGCATGGAAACAGGGCAAGAGGAAGGCAGAGAGGGACGAGTTGGTCGGGGCCAATTTTTTCCTCACTATTAG CACACCTGATGTCCCGCTGGACCTTCAGGAAGTCGAGAGCAAGATTGAAGGCTTCAAAACCTTCACCAAGAGGATGGATGAGAACATTGTGGTGGTGAACACTACCATCAATGAGTTTGCCCGCAAACAGATGGCAGGTTTCAAGAAAGAGTACCAAAAAGTCGGACAGTCCTTCAAACTCCTGGCGCAGGCATTTGAGATGGACCAGCAGGCCTACTCAGGAGGCCTGAACAAAGCCATTGCCTACACTGGAGAGACCTACGAGGCAATAGGAGAGCATTTTGCAGAGCAGCCGCGCCATGACCTTGATCCCATTTCTGATCTGCTGGACCTTTACAGAGGACACCTGGCCAATTTTCCTGACATCATCCATGTCCAGAAAg GTGCATTGACTAAAGTGAAAGACTGTCCAAAGCAGGAGGGTGAGCTCCACAACCGCTGCAACATCATTTCCTGCGCCACACTAGCAGAGATCCAACACTTCCACCGCACACGTGTACGGGACTTCCGCTCGCAGATGCAGCACCACCTCCGTCAGCAGATTGGCTTCTTCCAGAAGATCACCGCCAAGCTGGAGGATGCGCTTCAGAGATATGACGAGGACCAGTAG
- the snx30 gene encoding sorting nexin-30 isoform X2: MSSPASASSLFNRLQLDDDLEGDNRDPYAFTETRDLFVTVDDPKKHVSTMETYITYRVSTKTTRVEFDLPEYSVRRRYQDFDWLRIKLEDSQPTHLIPPLPEKFVMKGVVDRFSEEFVETRMKALDKFLKRVADHPVLSFNPHLNAFLSAKDLNKRQGLALLSKVGESVKQVTGGYKLRARPAEFCAMGDYLDTFSQKLGTIDRIAQRILKEQSEYLTELREYGTVYSSWAGSEEELQRPLEGVAGCVSTCCGALEDMSENMSQDFLPVLKEYVLYTESMKNVLRKRDQSQAEYEGRLEAAILRKQEDRTPIPMEVEKCQDKVECFNADLKADWERWQSNKRQDFKQLLTGMADKNIIYYEKSQAAWESLVTLLQDKQTEDKTSETN; encoded by the exons ATGTCGAGTCCCGCCTCCGCGTCCTCGCTGTTCAACAGGCTGCAGTTGGATGATGACCTGGAAGGAGACAATCGGGACCCCTACGCCTTCACAGAAACCCGTGACCTTTTCGTCACAGTCGACGACCCAAAGAAGCACGTCTCCACCATGGAGACCTACATCACCTACAGAGTCTCCACCAAG acAACACGGGTAGAGTTTGACCTTCCGGAGTACAGCGTGCGACGGCGCTACCAGGACTTCGACTGGCTGAGGATCAAGCTGGAGGACAGCCAGCCCACCCACCTCATCCCC CCACTCCCAGAGAAGTTTGTGATGAAGGGTGTGGTTGATCGGTTTTCAGAGGAGTTCGTGGAGACGAGGATGAAAGCTCTGGACAAGTTCCTGAAGCGAGTCGCAGACCATCCTGTCCTCTCGTTCAACCCGCATCTGAATGCTTTCTTGTCTGCAAAG GACCTCAACAAGCGCCAGGGTCTGGCCCTGTTGTCCAAAGTGGGGGAGTCGGTGAAGCAAGTGACTGGAGGCTACAAGCTGCGGGCGAGGCCAGCTGAATTCTGCGCCATGGGAGATTACCTGGACACTTTTAGCCAGAAACTGGGAACCATAGACCGCATTGCTCAGAGGATCCTCAAAGAGCAGTCCG agTACCTTACGGAGCTGCGTGAGTACGGGACAGTCTATTCTAGCTGGGCGGGGTCGGAAGAAGAGCTGCAGCGCCCCCTGGAGGGCGTGGCCGGCTGCGTGTCGACGTGCTGCGGCGCGCTGGAGGACATGAGTGAGAACATGAGCCAGGACTTTCTGCCTGTGCTCAAAGAGTACGTGCTCTACACAGAGTCCATGAAG AATGTTTTGAGGAAGCGTGACCAGAGCCAGGCGGAGTACGAAGGGCGACTAGAAGCAGCCATATTGCGCAAACAGGAGGACAGAACGCCT ATACCAATGGAGGTAGAGAAATGCCAGGACAAAGTAGAGTGTTTCAACGCCGACCTGAAGGCAGACTGGGAGCGCTGGCAGAGCAACAAGAGACAAGACTTCAAGCAGCTTCTCACAGGCATGGCTGATAAAAACATCATCTACTATGAAAAG AGCCAGGCAGCGTGGGAGTCTCTCGTAACTCTTCTCCAGGACAAACAGACCGAGGACAAAACGAGCGAGACGAACTGA
- the snx30 gene encoding sorting nexin-30 isoform X1: MSVGAPRGLASSGQKPIAEILHPLSAAEEPLSPGPDVTVNVGGDKEAGLTNGTPVEMSSPASASSLFNRLQLDDDLEGDNRDPYAFTETRDLFVTVDDPKKHVSTMETYITYRVSTKTTRVEFDLPEYSVRRRYQDFDWLRIKLEDSQPTHLIPPLPEKFVMKGVVDRFSEEFVETRMKALDKFLKRVADHPVLSFNPHLNAFLSAKDLNKRQGLALLSKVGESVKQVTGGYKLRARPAEFCAMGDYLDTFSQKLGTIDRIAQRILKEQSEYLTELREYGTVYSSWAGSEEELQRPLEGVAGCVSTCCGALEDMSENMSQDFLPVLKEYVLYTESMKNVLRKRDQSQAEYEGRLEAAILRKQEDRTPIPMEVEKCQDKVECFNADLKADWERWQSNKRQDFKQLLTGMADKNIIYYEKSQAAWESLVTLLQDKQTEDKTSETN; the protein is encoded by the exons ATGAGTGTCGGAGCTCCGAGAGGCCTGGCCAGCTCGGGGCAGAAGCCCATCGCGGAGATCCTCCACCCGCTGTCCGCCGCCGAGGAGCCTCTCTCCCCGGGGCCAGATGTCACCGTCAACGTCGGAGGGGACAAG GAAGCGGGGTTGACCAATGGCACACCGGTGGAGATGTCGAGTCCCGCCTCCGCGTCCTCGCTGTTCAACAGGCTGCAGTTGGATGATGACCTGGAAGGAGACAATCGGGACCCCTACGCCTTCACAGAAACCCGTGACCTTTTCGTCACAGTCGACGACCCAAAGAAGCACGTCTCCACCATGGAGACCTACATCACCTACAGAGTCTCCACCAAG acAACACGGGTAGAGTTTGACCTTCCGGAGTACAGCGTGCGACGGCGCTACCAGGACTTCGACTGGCTGAGGATCAAGCTGGAGGACAGCCAGCCCACCCACCTCATCCCC CCACTCCCAGAGAAGTTTGTGATGAAGGGTGTGGTTGATCGGTTTTCAGAGGAGTTCGTGGAGACGAGGATGAAAGCTCTGGACAAGTTCCTGAAGCGAGTCGCAGACCATCCTGTCCTCTCGTTCAACCCGCATCTGAATGCTTTCTTGTCTGCAAAG GACCTCAACAAGCGCCAGGGTCTGGCCCTGTTGTCCAAAGTGGGGGAGTCGGTGAAGCAAGTGACTGGAGGCTACAAGCTGCGGGCGAGGCCAGCTGAATTCTGCGCCATGGGAGATTACCTGGACACTTTTAGCCAGAAACTGGGAACCATAGACCGCATTGCTCAGAGGATCCTCAAAGAGCAGTCCG agTACCTTACGGAGCTGCGTGAGTACGGGACAGTCTATTCTAGCTGGGCGGGGTCGGAAGAAGAGCTGCAGCGCCCCCTGGAGGGCGTGGCCGGCTGCGTGTCGACGTGCTGCGGCGCGCTGGAGGACATGAGTGAGAACATGAGCCAGGACTTTCTGCCTGTGCTCAAAGAGTACGTGCTCTACACAGAGTCCATGAAG AATGTTTTGAGGAAGCGTGACCAGAGCCAGGCGGAGTACGAAGGGCGACTAGAAGCAGCCATATTGCGCAAACAGGAGGACAGAACGCCT ATACCAATGGAGGTAGAGAAATGCCAGGACAAAGTAGAGTGTTTCAACGCCGACCTGAAGGCAGACTGGGAGCGCTGGCAGAGCAACAAGAGACAAGACTTCAAGCAGCTTCTCACAGGCATGGCTGATAAAAACATCATCTACTATGAAAAG AGCCAGGCAGCGTGGGAGTCTCTCGTAACTCTTCTCCAGGACAAACAGACCGAGGACAAAACGAGCGAGACGAACTGA
- the LOC113124223 gene encoding SOSS complex subunit C yields MAANPPGQAFPNKTRVAILAELDKERRRLMQHQSMNTPGASISLSRQSPKEFRDNAEQQHIAAQQKAALQHAHAHSSGFFITQDSSFGNLILPVLPRLEPES; encoded by the exons ATGGCTGCTAATCCTCCAGGACAAG CCTTCCCGAACAAGACGCGGGTGGCGATCCTAGCCGAGCTGGACAAGGAGAGGAGGCGGTTGATGCAGCATCAGTCCATGAACACTCCTGGTGCCAG CATCTCGCTGTCCAGACAGAGTCCGAAGGAGTTCAGGGACAATGCCGAACAGCAGCACATTGCTGCTCAACAGAAAGCCGCCTTGCAG CATGCACACGCGCATTCCTCAGGCTTCTTCATTACTCAAGACTCCTCGTTTGGGAACCTCATCCTCCCTGTCCTTCCACGCCTGGAACCGGAGTCATGA